The genomic interval GGCAGCCCGATACTGAGCGATCGCTGCCTCCGGTTGCCCCAACAGTTCCAGGGCGATCGCCAAATTAAACCGAGCTTCCGCAAAATCCGGTTTAGCTGCTACTGCCCGCTGATACAGCCGCATCCCCTCCGGCACGTTGCCCGCCTGACAGGTAATCACGCCCATCAAGTTTAATGCTCCGGCATGGTTGGGCTGTTGCTGCAAAACCTGCTGGTAAAGCTGCATTGCCTGGGGTATCTGTCCAGACTGGTGCTGCTGGAAAGCAGCTGCAAATAGGTCAGCAGTTGAGGGCATAGGGGGTGGGGGATTAGGGGCTAGGGATTAGGAGCTAGGAGCTAGGCGCAGATTTAGATTACCCAGTCTTTAGCTTTCATCCCTCATCCCTCATCCCTCATCCCTCATCCTTTCCCTATTCCCCTGGCTTCAACGAAACCACTGCACAACTTGCACTCAATTCTCCTTCCGGTGGTAAAAGGGCAACCACATGGGGAACGGGACGGGGGGTGTAGCCAACCAGGGATGTCCCCTTGTAGGCGAGGGAAGTGCTGGCACCAGAGTCCAGCATCACCGCATCCCGGAGGCCAGCTTTTGCCAGAGCTTTGCCTAAATCGACCGATCCGATCGGCTCGGTCGAGACCCCCACCACGGGCTGTCCCTGCTGGTTAATTCCCCAAAATGCCCGGTGCCTCGGTGCATCGAAGTCAAAGAGCTTGCCAAAGCGGCTAGGGGGCTGGGCTTGCCCATTTTCGACCAGCCAACCCGCTGCCACAAATGCATCGGTCACATCGGGCAGTTCTGCTTGAATTCCTTCCAGGGTATTGTGTTTGAGGTTGTTGAAGGGAACGAATTTTACTCCACTGGCACCAATTAATACCAGTGGACGATTGTTAATTAGAGGGATCTCGCCTTTTTTACCCGGAACGAAACGTCCTTCACTCTGACTCAGAATAGGACCCAGCATTTCGTTGGAGTCTAGAAACTCTAGAGAGAAAAAGGCTCCATCTACAGCAGCGATTGCACCAGTTCCAGACTTGGCAAGGATTTCTGGCACCTGGTAGCGACTATCCGCGTGGATCGTAATCGGTCTACCGCCGGAGATCAGGATAAATGGGGTGTTGTCGATTGTCGTTTCCACCTTTTGTACAGAAGCAGAGAAATCGAAGCCGGGATTCCAGGCTTGTAACCTCGGACCTCCCCAGGCGGTATCCAGGATAGATTCCAGTCGAGATTGCCCCAACCGTCCGATCGCCATTAAGCTCTCTGATTGCCCCGCCAGTCGCTCGTCTGCATCATTCATGGTCAAAGCGGCTGCATAGCCCGCATCCTGAACCGATTTGGCAATTTGAGCGTTGTAGTTTCCCTCAGGATAGGTGAAGTAGTGAATCGGAATCCCTAACTTTGCTTCCAAAATTTGCTTAGACTTCTGAACCTCTGTTTGAATTTCAGGTTCACTCAGGGTCGTCATCACCCGATGCGTAACGCTATGGGAAGCGATCGTCACCAGCGGATCGGCAACCATCTCTTTGAGCTGTTCCCAGGTGACTGGTTTCCGTCCCAACTGTTTTTCGATTTTGTCGGTGTAGATCGAAAAAACAGCTGGATAGCCATATTTCTTCAATAAGGGATAAGCGTAGGTGTAATGCCCCTCATAACCATCATCAAAGGTCAGCAGAATCGGCTTCTCAGGGAGGGGTAGCCCGGTTCTTAAATGGATCACTAATTGATCCATCGTGATCGGGGTCAAACCCTTTTGCTGAATCAGCTTCAGGTGATGTTCAAATTCCTCTGGGGTGACATCAAAAAAGACCTGTTTATCTGGGCGGATGTCGTGATACATCATCACCGGCACTCTGGCTGCCCTTGCTTTGGCATTGATTTCAGGGAAGGGCGCAGCATTGAGGTACGCCATCAATTGCGGCCCCATTTGTTCAACCAAAGCTCCCATGCCGATCGCAGGTTGCTCGACCAGGGTTGCAGTCTGACTCAAATCACTCACCAGGCGGGTTAACCCAGCCGTGGATGAAGCCCGAACGGGTTGGCAGGTGGCTGGCGGTGAAACTCGCGGAGCTTCTTGCACAGGCTGGGTCGGAAGTTGCTCCAGGGGCTGCTCCTGCACAGGTGCTTCCTCCAGGAATTCCTCCCCAGGAAGCCCCTCTGGAGGTCTGCCCAATTGGGCGATTGCCTCTGGCATAAATACCCGCAACGCCAACGACACCGAAGCAACGGGCAAAAAGGTGATAAAGCTGACAAAAAGAAGAAACCGTATCCGATGAGAGAATCTCTGCGCGGTTGAACTTCTGACCGGATGTTTCCGCTGGAATGGCATAAGGTTAGGCAAAAATTAGCAAATTCCCTTGATAGATCTACCCTATTTCTGACGCTTTGTCAGGTTTTTTCTGATACGGCTTTTGGTGAAAGCCCCATGACCCATGACCCATAACCCAACAGATTGTTTATCCTTCATCCTTCATCCTTCATCCTTCATCCTTCCCCTCCTACTCTCCGTAAGGTCGTGGATACGGTTCCAGAAGTTGATCGCACTGGTAAACCTGAATCACCTGTACGATCGTGCCGCCACGTTCAATGGGAATATCAGCGATCTTGTGAATGTGTTCAAAATACCCCTTGTACTGGGCGATCGTAGCTGTTGCCTGCTGCTTTGGGGTAACGAGTAGCCCATCCCTACCCAACCATTGATCGCGGGTGGACCAGAAGGCAAATCCACGTAAGTCCTGGTCAAAACACGTAATTGGGATTTGAGGCAGGGAAATATCCTTGGAACCTCTGGGCGCGAGAAGTGCCATCCCAAGTTGCCCTGCCAGATATAAATCGTTGGTAAATAGAAAACCCGAATCTTCCAGGGCAGTTCGGAGCCGAATTGAGTCAGAAAAGCCTCGTCGGAGTTGCTGGATATCGATCAGTTGCACGGAGGCGTCCGCACTGGGAGACAGAAAGCCGCCCCAGAAAGCATACCGACTTGGCTTTTGAAACGTTCCCAAAGTGACGTGCAACAGGGCAACCAGCAGCAGCGTGGCAATCGCCATGCCCGACCCCCAAAGCCAGCGTCGGACAAACCGGGGCGATCGTAGTTGCCAATTAGCCGCCTGTTGTCCCAGCAGCAATGTTGCCGTCCAAAATCCTGGCATCGCCCAGGTCGGCAAAATTGCCCGATAGCCGCCCATGAGGGTAAATCCCACCATCAGGGGAAGGGAAGCCCAGAGGAGAAGGGAGGAGGGAGAAGGGAGGAGGGAGGAGGGAGGGCTAGGAGAGTTGTGAGTTGTGGGTTGTGGGTTGTGAGTTGAATCTAAGGCCTGAGGATTGCCCTCTGCTTTCCCCCGCATCTTCCCCCACAGCATCCTGCCACTTACCCACCAGAGGGGAACCCCAAAACCAGGAAAAAGATAGGCGATACCTGCCAGAAAGGTTACTAGCAGATCCAGCAGGCTATAGCTGCGATCGGGAATTGCCCGTCCAGATTGGAATCGTAGGGACACCCACTCGTGCTGAAAATTCCAGACCAGAATCGGTGAGATGGCGAGCAAAAATAGCCCCAAACTAACCAGCATCCAGGGAGAAAGAAAAACTTCCCGGTAACGGGGACTGGTCAAGCAAAACAGCACCATCCCGACAGCCAATGCTAGTCCGTGATATTTGCTCAGGCAGGCAAGTCCAAGCAGCAGTCCCAGGAGGGCGAGGCGGTAGGTGGGGTGGTAGGGAGGGATAGGGGAGGATGGGAGAGGGGGTGGGGGGAGAGGGGGAGAGGGGGAGAGGGGGTGGGGGTGGAAAGGAGTTGGGATTGTTGGGAAGATGGTTTGTGGGCAAATCCCCAGGGTTTGATTGCCCGATCTTGCTTTTCTGCGTCCCCGCGTTCCCCCATCTCCGCATCCCCATATTCTCCTATTCGCACCGCCTCATATTCTCTCTCCGCTTCCTTGGGGAAAAATTCCCAGGCTGCAATGTACAAGGTGGCTGTCCAGAAGAAAATGAGGGGGCTATCTGGCAGGGTGAGAACACCAAAGCCAACCAGGAAGATGGGGATGAGGGTGGCGATCGCCAGGGTGATCAACCCTGCCCTGTTTGAGAACAACCGGACACTTGTGAGATAGAGGAGCAGCAACGCTCCTGTGTGCAGCAGCAAAGTTCCCAGGCGAATTGTAAACGGAGATACAACTCCTGTGAGCCAGGGGCCAAAGCCTGTGGTGAATGCCACCATCAAGGGATGGTCAAAATAGCTCCAGTCTGGATGATGGGTATAGAGGTAGTAGTAGCCCTCATCAAAACCTGGAGGCAACCAGAAGGCGATCGCACTCCGAAATAGCAATCCTCCACCCAATAGACCAATGACCCACTTATCATGCCTTGTGACGAACAACTTCAACAGGAAACTCCATTTTGAATTGAGATTTCAGGTGTTAGGGAAAGGATAAGGGATCAAGGATGAAGGATAAAAGCTAACGGTCTTTAGAGGGAAAGGAAGGGATAGCAAGATAAACCTCTTTCACCCTTCACCCTTTTCCCTTCCCCTTTCCCCCTTTCCCCTTGCCCAACTTAAAACTCAAAACTTAAAACTTAAAACTCTTAGCCAACACCGAGATAGGAACTCGCACAAGCTGATAACCACCTGCCTTCTCCACGACCTGATATTGACTGGGCTGAAGTCTGCTTGCTTGCAGGTTGCCAGAAGTTCCCAAGAGCAATAGGGATGAAGGAGGGGATGGCTTAGCTGCAATTGCCCGCAGATAATCATTGGTTTCTCTGGCACTTCCTACAAATTTCACAGGTTGGCGTGTATAAAATACGATGCTTGGTTTTCTGAAGCCGAGCATCGCTAACTCCTCGCCTGGTTGTCTGGTTTGCACCACAGTCTCGGCTAGTTGTCGAAGCGGAAGTTGCCGTTGAGAGTCGAGCAGAAAGACCGCAGGCATGAGCGTAAAACCCAGGAAAGCAAGCAGCCCAATAATATTGAACAACCAGATCCAGCGAATTTGACGGCGCAGCATCGCAATCAGGCTGAGGAGGGCAGTGATACCTGCGATCGCCATACCGACAGCCAATCACCCCTGTTTCCTGCAACAAGGACGGGAGGCGAGACAAAAATGGATCACCTTGCAACAATTCGGGGATGTAGAGAAGCGCCCCCATGAGCAGCAGGAAAAAGGCAATATTCAAAATCACGCTGACCCTCATCCCCCTGGTGAAACGAGCTGTTTGAGTGGTCTGACTGCTCCAAACCAGGGCAACCAGAATTGCTGCCGCAGGGGTTAGGGGCAAAATGTAACTGGGAAGTTTGGTAACGGCAATGGTAAAAAAGCCAAACACCGTCATCAACCAGACCAGAGCAAACACCCCCAGTTGATTGGCGCGGGGTTGATGGCACCAGATTGTCCGTTTCCAGAACTGCAAGTGAGCGATCGCCACGGGTAGATACAGAGACCACGGTGCAAAGCCTGCAAGTACGACTCCAAAGTAGAAATACCACGGACCTCGGTGGCGATTGACCACACTGACAAACCGTTCTAAGTTGTGATAGCCAAAAAAGGAATCAATAAATGCTTCCCCATTTGCCAGCGTCACCAGGATGTACCAGGGCAATGCCAATCCCAAAATAATTAGCAACCCCCACAGAGGGCGCATTTCTCGCAGCACTTCCTGAAATTTACCTACGTAGAGCAAAAAGAGGACGATCGTGCCTCCCGGCAGCACCAATCCCACCGGACCCTTGGTTAAAACTGCCAGGGCAGTGAAAACGTAGCATGTCAGATACCAGGGGGATAAATGGGGTGGGGGGGAAGAGTTTTGAGTTTTAAGTTTTAAGTTTTGAATTAAACTCGAATGCTGAGGGGAAGAATTTTGAATATCCGAAGACTGAGGACTGAGGACCTGAGGACTGAGTGCTGCCCTCTGCCTGCATCTCCTCAACTTCCCCACTCCCCACTCCCGACTCCCCATTCCCGACTTCTGCCCCCTGCCCTCTGCCCTCTGCTTTCTGATTCCCTTGCTCCACGTAGCCACAAAAAAACGCCATCAACGCCAACCCAATGCAGGCTGACAGAAGCATGTCGGAGACGCCGGTTCTCCCCCAAATGAGAAACAGGGGGTTGAGGGCGATCGCGGCTGAACCGATCAGTGCTGCCAACCAACGTTGACCAGAAGTGGAGGTGGCGTGGGTTGCGGTAGTACCGAAGCGGTATAGCAGATAAAAGCCCATGCCAACCAGGGCCATCGCAGCTATAGCAGAAGGTAGCCTTGCCCCCCACTCATTCACACCAACGATGCGGTAGGCGATCGCCATCAGCCAGTAAATCAGGGGGGGTTTGTCAAACCGGGTTTCGCTATTGAAATAGGGAGTTACCCAGTCGCCTGTTACGGTCATCTGGCGTGCTGCTTCGGCAAATAGGGGTTCGGTTTCATCTACCAACCCGGTGCTTCCCAGGTTCCAGAAAAATGCTAACCCACCGATCGTTAGCACCCAGATAGCAGACACACTCCAGGCAACCCCAGGATTTTTCTCTAAATAATGGTTGAGTGCGCCAATATGCCGATCCAAACTCACGCTGTTTCAACTCCTCACAACCCAGATTCATTCAAGCACTATCCGTTACAAGCGATTTGCAACCGATATTTCTTTACCACACTTCAGTCCCTCTACTGATTGAGTGACTCAATTTGGGCGATCGGCAACCCGGTCATTTGGGCGACTTGCGCGATCGGCAATCCAGTTTGCAACAAATTTCGCGCAATCTGCTGTACCTGGTTTTCCGCTTGTTCTGCCCGCTGGCGTTCCTGCTCTGCCCGCTGGCGTTCCTGCTCTGCCCGCTGGCGTTCCTGTTCTGCCCGTTGGCGTTCCTGCTCCTCAGATGTTAACAATAGGCTGCCATCTGGGTATGCCCACCGTAACCATGTTGTTTCAATCGTCTTAAAAGTTCCCTGCCAGCGCACCAGCATTAGCCCCAGCACCTCACTATGCAACTGTCCTGACGGATTAGGGGCGATCGGCTGATAGGTTCCTCCGATTAACCGAAACCCCGCCCAATCCTCAGCATTAAACGGGTCGTACCAAAAATACTCCGGCACATGCATCCGGTTCTGGTAGACCAACTTTTTCTCATGTTTGTCTTTTCCTGCTGTACTCGCTGACAGTAGCTCGATCACCAAATCGGGGGTCTTGTCCTCTTCCCAACACACCCAACTTTTACGCTCACCCTTGGGCACCCCCAATGCCACAAACACATCCGGCCCCCTAAAGTCCTGATTTCTCACCTGCGCCATGCTGTAATAGATGAACATGTTGCCCCCCACGTATCCCTCCTCGCGCTGGTCAAGCCAGGGTAATAAGCCGTCTATCAGCAATTCCATTTGGAGTTTGTGACGCTCACTCTCCATATTGTCTCCGTTGTCATAGGGCAACTCATCCTGGGTGGGTGGAATCGTAATCCCAAGGTATTCCAGTTCAGCTTGAGTCATCATGGTCGCGGTTTTCCTTCTCAAGAAGAGAGGTAATCGTTCTGGGCATGGCATCGGAGTGGGCAATCTTTGATGAAGCCATACTCCACTTCAGTCCTTACTCTAGCGGGAAACCCCTCTTCCCGCATCGTATAACTTGCCAGACATCCCTGTGAGGGGTTTTACCCTTCAGCCACCCTCTAAAATGGCGCTTTTGCTTGCAGACAAAGTATTTTTCCCAATTGGGGATGGTCGAAGCGCAGTTCTCGCGCATGGAGGTGCAGCCGATCGCCAACCTCACAGCATCCGTAAAGTCGATCGCCTAAAACAGGTACACCTAGCCCGCGTGCATCCGCTGCATGAACTCTGATTTGATGGGTTCGTCCGGTAATTGGCACGAATTCGATGCGGGTTAAATTCTGCTCATTGCTGATTACTTGAAAGCGTGTTGTGCTGGGTTTCCCGCGCTGCCAATCAACTTTTTGGTAAGGGCGATCGTCCGGGTCTCCCCACAACGGCAATTCGATCACACCCTGTCGTTGCCTCACCGCTCCCGCCAGAATCGCTTCGTAGACTTTATGCACCGTTCGTTGCTGAAATTGCTGACTCAAGAGGCGATGGGTTGGCTGATCCTTTGCCAGCAGCAGAATTCCCGATGTTTCCTGATCTAACCGATGCACCGCCAAGAGAGCCGTTTGATCAGGTAAGCCATGCTGTAGGCGAGTTAAAACGCTATCCTGGCGATCGCGATACCGACCCGGAACAGACAGCATGCCTGCGGGTTTGTTGATGGCAATCAGCCAGTCATCTTCGTAAAGGATTGGCAGTGAAAGGGGTAGGGTGTGGGGTGTGGGGTGTGGGGTGTGGGGTGTGGGGAAATTTTGAATTGAATCGGATGGCTGACGGCTGATAGCTGACGGCTGATATGACCCTGACAACAGAAATCCCATCAAGGGCTGGCAGCGTTCGGCACAGGCACCATAAAACTCTCCCTGAATTTTATCTCCCTGCTTGGGCGAGGGTCCCCACCAAAACTCTGCCATTGCCAGGGGCTTGAATCCCTGAGTGGCAGCATAGTGCAGTAACTTGGGCGCACAACAGTCCCCGGTTCCCGTTGGCATTGCCCCCCCAGGAATGAGGGCTTGAAGGGGTAATGTTTCGCCAGCGAAATTGGTCAGCGAGTAGTGGGCATGCATTTGGGCTTGAAGCTGGCGGGATAGTTGTTTGCGCTGGTGTTTTAACTGGCGAATGCGATCGTCCACCTGTTCAATGTGATCTTTAAGTGGTTGCAATACGATTTGGCGCTGACGTTTGAGGTGACGTCGCGCAATTCCATCTCGACGGCTCTGCTCATCCAGTTGCTCCAGGGCAGTTTCTAAAGCTGCTCCTGTTAGGGTTTCTGCCAGGATATGACGTTGATATTGTCGTTCCTGTTGGCGCTGCTGCTGCTCCACCGAGAGTTGCTGCAAGCGTAAGGCAAACTCCTGGGTCTGCACGGCAAACTCCTGTCTGGCGGGAGAATGTTGTAATTCGATCAGTTCTTGCTTAATCATTTGCAGCATCGCCAGGGTATGCGCTTCTTGCAGGGCAAGCTGCTCTCTGCCTGGAATGGGGGGCACCCAACCTGCAACCATGCTCTCGCCATTCAGGAGACCGGAGAATGCCTGTAAGACCTGCTGTTCTCCTGAAGGCGTTTCCACCAGAAGAACGCCATACATTTTGCCTTCGCGGGAATAGGTTGCGTTGCTCGCAAGATGCTGCATCAAATTACAGGCGATCGCTTCTACCCCATGATTTCGTGGCAATCTCAGGAGTTCACCGCTATGAGGGCAACGACCTTCATACCAGTAGGAAATCGTCATGAGGGAGTGGGGGAATCCTTGAGGGTAAACTCGTCAATTAGCGTCACAATGATAGCCGCCGCTGGAACAGCCAGCAAAACACCGACAAACCCCAACAGCTTACCCATAACAAGAAACGTCAGAATAACAATGACCGGATGAAGGCGCACATGTTGACCCATGACTAATGGTTGCACAATATAGGCATCGACTTGATTTAAGACCAGGAACAGTAGCACAACCAGTAGGAACTTTAGCGGTGAGATGGTCAGCGCAATCAATGCGGGCAGAAAGGTACCCGCGATCGACCCGAAGTAGGGAATGATCTCCAGCAGTCCTGCAATCACACCGAAGGATAGGGCTAACGGAATTCCCAATAGCCACAGCCCGATCGTTGCACTTGCTCCTAAAAACAACATGGCAATTCCTGTGCCAAAGATCCAGCCGCGCAGTCTCACGCCAGTTTCTTTCAGCAGTCGGTTAAATCGTTGATGGTGGCAGCGCGGCACCAGGCGCAAAATCCCGTTGATCATGGATCTGGGATCATACGCCATGTAAAATGCCAGGATCAGCATGGCTACCAGTTCGATCGTCGCTCCAAAGGTTTGCCCTAACACCAGTGGAAACGAGCTTAAAACTTGATCCGTAAAGTTTCTGAACTGGGCTAAACCTTGCGACAAATCGGGGATAAAGCCAATTTGGGAATGGAGTTGCATGGACAACTCAATCAACGAATTGAGGTAGGCTGGCAATGCTACCAGCAGTTGTTGAGTTTCATCAAGGATATTGGGAAACACAACAGCAATCAGAAAAACAGCAAATCCCGTAATCAGTCCAGCCAATATAAACACAGCAACCCAACGCGGCTTTACCAGCTTTTCTAGCCACCGCAGTAACGTCCTCAAGACGACTGCGATTAATGCTGCAACAGCAACTAATTTTAAGACGGGCAACAGTTGATAAAGAATATAAAGTGCCGCTGCCACCATGACGGCAAAGGGCGCGCCGTGAGTCAGCCGATACCATAAGCTGTCTTGATTTGAAGTGGACATTTTCGATCAGATTCCTGACTCACTATTCATCGATTTTTGTTCGGGGCTACACTTTGCAACCCCTTCTCCCAACTCAAGTTCGCTCTATCTTTAATCATGAAGTGGGATTCTCTTTTAACGAGATCCTTAAGATGGATTCTGCTCCTCGGCAGCTTAGATTTCTTTCTAATGAGGGAATGGGGAAATTGTTTGCCGGATTAAGATCCTTCTCATCTTCTTCATTTCAGGGCTGACTGATTTGAAGCTCAGCGATCGGCGGCAGAAAGCCCGTCGCCATCCACTGTTGCCCATCGTTTCCTATGGACTGATGAACGACCTTCTGCAAACGATTAATCAGAGCTTGTTACATTTGGTTAGCAAAGCCGTTGAAATTCTACCTGCACTTTTAGCTGCGATCGTGATCTTGCTGATTACCCGATTCAGCGTTAAGCCTGTAACAAAACTGGTGAGAGCCAGTACCCACCGACTGACTAAAAGTATTTCCCTAGAATTGCTTCTGGTACAAATTGCTTCTGTTTCTATCTGGGTACTTGGAATTTTAATCGCCTCTACACTGGTTTTTCCGAGCCTTGGGTTAGGCGATATCATTGGTTTTTTGGGATTAAGTTCGGTTGCGATCGGCTTTGCCTTTCAGGATATCTTTAAGAATTTCCTGGCTGGAATTCTGCTGTTAATCAATGAACCGTTTAGAGTGAAGGATCAAATTATTGTCAACGATTATGAGGGTACGGTTGAGTCGATTACCATTCGTTCAACCCAGATTCGCACCTACCAGGGTGAACGGGTTGTCATTCCCAATGCGATCGTATTTACCAGTCCCATCCATGTTCTAACTCACTATCCTGCCCGTCGTACTGACTTAAAGATTGGGTTAGCTTATGACACCCCCCTGCCCCAAGCCCGACAAATTCTCTTGACCGCAGTGACCAATGTGGAAGAAGTTTTATCTAACCCTCCGGTAGAAATTGACCTGGCGGGATTTGGCGACAGCACGATCGAATTTGTTGTTCGATACTGGACACTGCCTCAAATGGCATCTGTTCGATCGGCAAAAAGCCAGGTGGTAATAGGGCTGAAACAAGCCTGTGATGAAATGAACTTGAACATTCCTTATCCCATTCGAACCGTGTATTTTTTTGACCAACAACGATCTGAGAACCACTCCCCAACCCCAACTCACCCCCATTCAAACTGATTACTCACAATCGGGCAATTTTTCCTCTAAACGGTTATTCCCTTCAATATTGCGTTCATACCATTTCATCAGGGGAGTGGAGCTGATTCCGTGCAGAGTGACTGAAATCGCAACCGTTATAAATGTAATCCAGGCAATCAATTCTCCGGGTTCATCCCGCAAACCATTACCCATTGCATAGGTCAGGTAGTAGAGTGAGCCAACACCACGAATACCAAACCAGCCAAACAACCAGCGGGTTGCCGGATGAATGGGAGAACCTATGGTGCTAATCCAGGCACCGATCGGGCGAATGATAAACAGCAATGATGCCATAACCAGAAGTGCGGGAGCCGCAAAGCGAACCATTGGTTCAAATCGCAACAACGCCCCTAGGAGCAAAATCGTCCCAATTTCTGTCAGTTTTTCTAGCCTTTCCATGAATTGCAGGCGAGAGGCGGACCGTTCCGGTTCAAGGCAGTTGTACCGCATCACAATTCCAGCTACAAAAACCGCCAGAAACCCGTACCCGTGCACTAACTCGGTTAACGAATAGGTCAATAAAATTGTGCTGAGTCCAACAAACTCCTCCATCAACTCATCCACTGGACGATATTTTTCCAGACGGCGCTCGATCCAGCAAATCCCACGGGCAACGCCAATTCCCATCAGGATGCCTGCCGCGATCGCCCACAACAAATCCACTGCAACCCATTGCCCAAACCAACTTTGCCAGTTGTCATCCTTCAACCAGCGCAACCCAAAGTAGACAAAGGGGAATGCCAGGGCATCGTTGAGTCCCCCTTCTGAGGTTAAACCAAAGCGCAATTCATCCCGGTCTTGAGGGTCGTACAATTGCACCTCTGATGCCAGAACCGGATCGGTGGGCGCTAAAATTGCTCCTAATAAAATTGCAATGCCCCATTCCAGTTTAAATATCCAGTGCCCAATGGCAGCGATCGCAAAAATCGAGATGGGCATCAAAAACCCAATCAGGCGAATGGTAGAGTTCCATGCCCAGGCTTTCACCGGACGGTTCATCTTAAGACCACAGCTAAACAGAGACACCAAAACCACAAACTCTGTTAGCCGCTCCAAAAATTCTGTCTCAGGACGCACCTGAACGAGGTTAAAGCCATAGGGACTAAGAATGATGCCGACAACCAGATAGATCAGGGCATAGGACAGGGGCAATCTGCCGATCCAACCAGAACCCAACGTAACCCCAAGCAAAAGTAACCCAATAACCAACAGGTCAAGAATGTAAATATCCACAAGCCGTACTGTAAAGAGGAAGGAACCGCCCCTTTACTCTAGGTTCTGGACTTCTGGCTTGAGTTCAACCTGCGATAGATCTTTGGCAGTGGTGCAAACGGCTGAGGTGTGTTGTGAGTTTATTCTTATTCCTTAGGAACGAGAACAAAATAAACCCGGTAATCTGTAAGGGCTTAGCATTCGGGCAAAACCCTTTGCGATCACCGAACGCATCCCTGTCGAATGCTAAGCCCTGACGATTGGAGTTGCCAATGTTATTTAATTCACGCTCCTTAGGAACAAGAATTAAATAACATCGACTTTTGTAGGTTGGGTTGAGTCTGCGAAACCCACCCACCCCCCGCAGATGTTGGGTTTCATACTTCAACCCAACCTACGCAGGTTATTTAATTCGCGATCCTTAGTTTAAATCGAGGAACTGGCGAAGGAGTAAAGTTAACTCTTCTTGCTTTTGGGCATCCTCATGACCGGGATGTAACTTCAACTCTCCCTTCGATCGAAGAATTAAATGAATTTCCCTCCAATAAGTTGGGGGTGGATCTATACTCTCCGTGTTGACAGCGACAACATCAACGACATCAGTCAAAGCAAACCGTTGAACAAATTTGCCGTTGGTCACTGTCATTTGACCTGAGGATTTGTCAAACCTATAAATCGGTGTGGTTCTTTCTCCTGTAGTAATGTCAAGGATGAGTGGGGCTGCCAGTAAAAAAAGAACAGCCATGCTAGCTGGCTGAAGGTTCTGTGGAATTTTTCCAGCAATCCACGCGATACCCAGACTAATCGTGATCACACCAGAGAAAATATTGACCAGTTTATGCCATTTTTCATCCAGCAGATTGTGGATTAAGTAGCTTTTGTACCAGCGGGAACCATCCTTGATCACTAAACGATTTGGAGTCAATTCAAGAACCTTCACCCCTGCTCCCTTTCTACTTAATCCAATCCTTGAGCAGGGCTTGGCGTCGAGGGTGGCGCAGTTTGCGCATCGCTTTTGCTTGAATTTGGCGGACTCTTTCTCTGGAAAGGTGATAAAGCTCACCAATT from Kovacikia minuta CCNUW1 carries:
- a CDS encoding polysaccharide deacetylase family protein; translation: MPFQRKHPVRSSTAQRFSHRIRFLLFVSFITFLPVASVSLALRVFMPEAIAQLGRPPEGLPGEEFLEEAPVQEQPLEQLPTQPVQEAPRVSPPATCQPVRASSTAGLTRLVSDLSQTATLVEQPAIGMGALVEQMGPQLMAYLNAAPFPEINAKARAARVPVMMYHDIRPDKQVFFDVTPEEFEHHLKLIQQKGLTPITMDQLVIHLRTGLPLPEKPILLTFDDGYEGHYTYAYPLLKKYGYPAVFSIYTDKIEKQLGRKPVTWEQLKEMVADPLVTIASHSVTHRVMTTLSEPEIQTEVQKSKQILEAKLGIPIHYFTYPEGNYNAQIAKSVQDAGYAAALTMNDADERLAGQSESLMAIGRLGQSRLESILDTAWGGPRLQAWNPGFDFSASVQKVETTIDNTPFILISGGRPITIHADSRYQVPEILAKSGTGAIAAVDGAFFSLEFLDSNEMLGPILSQSEGRFVPGKKGEIPLINNRPLVLIGASGVKFVPFNNLKHNTLEGIQAELPDVTDAFVAAGWLVENGQAQPPSRFGKLFDFDAPRHRAFWGINQQGQPVVGVSTEPIGSVDLGKALAKAGLRDAVMLDSGASTSLAYKGTSLVGYTPRPVPHVVALLPPEGELSASCAVVSLKPGE
- a CDS encoding ArnT family glycosyltransferase; the protein is MSLDRHIGALNHYLEKNPGVAWSVSAIWVLTIGGLAFFWNLGSTGLVDETEPLFAEAARQMTVTGDWVTPYFNSETRFDKPPLIYWLMAIAYRIVGVNEWGARLPSAIAAMALVGMGFYLLYRFGTTATHATSTSGQRWLAALIGSAAIALNPLFLIWGRTGVSDMLLSACIGLALMAFFCGYVEQGNQKAEGRGQGAEVGNGESGVGSGEVEEMQAEGSTQSSGPQSSVFGYSKFFPSAFEFNSKLKT
- a CDS encoding Uma2 family endonuclease gives rise to the protein MMTQAELEYLGITIPPTQDELPYDNGDNMESERHKLQMELLIDGLLPWLDQREEGYVGGNMFIYYSMAQVRNQDFRGPDVFVALGVPKGERKSWVCWEEDKTPDLVIELLSASTAGKDKHEKKLVYQNRMHVPEYFWYDPFNAEDWAGFRLIGGTYQPIAPNPSGQLHSEVLGLMLVRWQGTFKTIETTWLRWAYPDGSLLLTSEEQERQRAEQERQRAEQERQRAEQERQRAEQAENQVQQIARNLLQTGLPIAQVAQMTGLPIAQIESLNQ
- a CDS encoding ArnT family glycosyltransferase yields the protein MKLFVTRHDKWVIGLLGGGLLFRSAIAFWLPPGFDEGYYYLYTHHPDWSYFDHPLMVAFTTGFGPWLTGVVSPFTIRLGTLLLHTGALLLLYLTSVRLFSNRAGLITLAIATLIPIFLVGFGVLTLPDSPLIFFWTATLYIAAWEFFPKEAEREYEAVRIGEYGDAEMGERGDAEKQDRAIKPWGFAHKPSSQQSQLLSTPTPSPPLPLSPHPLSHPPLSLPTTPPTASPSWDCCLDLPA
- a CDS encoding glycosyltransferase family protein — encoded protein: MGLVLPGGTIVLFLLYVGKFQEVLREMRPLWGLLIILGLALPWYILVTLANGEAFIDSFFGYHNLERFVSVVNRHRGPWYFYFGVVLAGFAPWSLYLPVAIAHLQFWKRTIWCHQPRANQLGVFALVWLMTVFGFFTIAVTKLPSYILPLTPAAAILVALVWSSQTTQTARFTRGMRVSVILNIAFFLLLMGALLYIPELLQGDPFLSRLPSLLQETGVIGCRYGDRRYHCPPQPDCDAAPSNSLDLVVQYYWAACFPGFYAHACGLSARLSTATSASTTSRDCGANQTTRRGVSDARLQKTKHRILYTPTCEICRKCQRNQ